GACCACGACCACTCCCGCCAGCGAGGAGTCGGCCGACAGCGCCGTCGCGAAGACGTCGATCCGACCGGGTTCGAGCAGGCCGACGCCGACGGTCAGCCAGAAGAGGATCTGGTAGGGGTTGGTGATCGCCAGCGTGAACGCCTTGGCGAAACCGCGGCGCTCGGCCGCGACGGTCCCGGCGGATCGAAAGCCAGCGGCTCGATCACGGAACGCACCGATCGCGAAGTACCACAGCAGCAGGCCACCGATCCCGACCAGCACGCCCTGGAGTGTCGGTGATCGCTGGAGGAGGGCGACGACGCCCGCGAGCGACAGGACGAGAAAGCAGGCGTCCGCGACCATCGCGCCGAGTCCAGCGGTGAAGCCCGATCGCCAGCCACCGACGACGCTCTCCTCGGCGATGACGGCGTTCATCGGGCCCGGCGGCGCGGCGAGCGCGAGACCGAAGACGACGCCGGCGGCCGCGGTCGCGATCGATTCCAGCAGTACCATCGCCGGTGGTTGGCCCGACAGCGAGAAAAGTCCGGCGAGAGCGATGCGTCAGCGGCGGCGTCACGGGCGGTCGATCACTGGAACATGCCGACGGGCTGGGCCTGCGAGCGCTCGTCACCCGCTTCCTGCATCCGCTTTGCGAGTTTCTCCTTGGCTTCGCTGATCTCCTGGGCGCGTTCGATCAGCGCGTCGG
The Halapricum salinum genome window above contains:
- a CDS encoding LysE family translocator, encoding MVLLESIATAAAGVVFGLALAAPPGPMNAVIAEESVVGGWRSGFTAGLGAMVADACFLVLSLAGVVALLQRSPTLQGVLVGIGGLLLWYFAIGAFRDRAAGFRSAGTVAAERRGFAKAFTLAITNPYQILFWLTVGVGLLEPGRIDVFATALSADSSLAGVVVVQTGTPLLLVGLFGGILVWITGFPAALTAGAARTDRLAPAVSTLSALAYAGFGTLFVADAVRTLL